A window from Musa acuminata AAA Group cultivar baxijiao chromosome BXJ3-10, Cavendish_Baxijiao_AAA, whole genome shotgun sequence encodes these proteins:
- the LOC104000990 gene encoding protein DETOXIFICATION 51: protein MCSTTTTAAGAVSVSMASPHEKNPLLPPGHIYLTLVPVSKPSSHSNKSPALEAPQKPTITQKSLLPLPSPSETLQEAGSLFRLSFPIALMALLIYSRSVLSMLFLGSLGDLPLAAGSLAIAFANITGYSVLSGLSLGMEPLCSQAFGANQPHLLALTFHRSVLFLLCSSVPIALLWFHMSRILLFLGQDPEITALAQAYLLFALPDLLSFSLIHPIRIYLRSQGVTQPLTTAAAFAAAVHLPANYLLVTHLRLGAPGVAAAAAASNLALLLCLIPHAPRGPTAACLTGWGPLARLAAPSCVSVCLEWWWYELMILLCGLLPEPRPAVASMGVLIQTTALVYVFPSSLGFGVSTRVGNELGANRPGRARVSASVSVIVAAVMGLAAMFFTAGVRDRWGRMFTDDGEILRLTAAALPVVGLCELGNCPQTVGCGVLRGSARPARAAHVNLGAFYLVGMPVAVGLGFWLGLGFVGLWMGLLAAQVCCAGLMLHAVGTTDWESQARRAQMLTCAEAAPPPVLEEVKVEPAAAKLVEEEEEVAAKGVTCCYEPLISIKVCDLER, encoded by the coding sequence ATGTGCAGCACGACCACCACAGCCGCCGGCGCCGTGTCCGTCTCCATGGCCTCCCCCCACGAAAAGAATCCCCTGCTCCCTCCGGGCCATATTTATCTCACCCTCGTTCCTGTCTCCAAACCATCCAGTCATAGCAATAAATCACCCGCTCTCGAGGCCCCACAGAAGCCAACCATCACCCAGAAGTCGCTGCTTCCCTTGCCGTCGCCGTCGGAGACGCTGCAGGAGGCCGGCTCCCTCTTTCGCCTCTCCTTCCCCATTGCGCTGATGGCGCTACTCATCTACTCCCGCTCCGTCCTGTCCATGCTCTTCCTCGGGTCCCTCGGCGACCTTCCCCTCGCCGCCGGCTCCCTCGCCATCGCCTTCGCCAACATCACTGGCTACTCGGTGCTCTCCGGTCTGTCCCTCGGCATGGAGCCACTCTGCTCCCAGGCCTTCGGCGCCAACCAGCCCCACCTCCTCGCGCTCACTTTCCACCGCTCCGTGCTCTTCCTCCTCTGCTCCTCCGTGCCCATCGCGTTGCTTTGGTTCCACATGTCCCGGATTCTTCTATTCCTCGGCCAGGATCCCGAGATCACCGCCCTCGCCCAGGCCTATCTCCTCTTCGCCCTTCCGGAcctcctctccttctccctcATCCACCCCATCCGGATCTACCTGCGGTCCCAGGGCGTCACGCAGCCGCTCACGACCGCCGCAGCCTTCGCAGCTGCCGTCCACCTCCCCGCCAATTATCTCCTCGTCACCCACCTCCGCCTCGGCGCTCCcggcgtcgccgccgccgccgccgcctccaacCTCGCTCTCCTCCTCTGCCTCATCCCCCACGCGCCCCGCGGGCCCACCGCCGCATGCCTGACCGGGTGGGGCCCCCTCGCCCGCCTCGCCGCTCCCAGCTGCGTCTCCGTGTGCCTCGAGTGGTGGTGGTACGAGCTCATGATCCTCCTCTGCGGCCTCCTCCCGGAGCCCAGGCCTGCCGTCGCGTCCATGGGCGTCCTCATCCAGACCACCGCCCTCGTCTACGTCTTCCCCTCCTCCCTCGGCTTCGGAGTCTCCACGCGCGTCGGCAACGAGCTGGGCGCCAACCGCCCGGGGCGGGCGCGAGTGTCCGCCTCCGTGTCCGTGATCGTCGCCGCCGTCATGGGCCTCGCCGCCATGTTCTTCACCGCCGGCGTGAGGGACCGCTGGGGACGGATGTTCACCGACGACGGCGAGATCCTGCGGCTGACGGCGGCGGCGCTGCCGGTGGTGGGGCTGTGCGAGCTCGGCAACTGCCCGCAGACGGTGGGATGCGGAGTCCTGCGCGggagcgcgcggccagcccgggcGGCCCACGTGAACCTGGGAGCGTTCTACCTGGTCGGGATGCCCGTGGCGGTCGGGCTGGGCTTCTGGCTCGGGTTAGGCTTCGTCGGGCTATGGATGGGCCTCCTCGCGGCCCAAGTCTGCTGCGCGGGGCTAATGCTGCACGCGGTGGGCACCACCGATTGGGAATCGCAGGCCCGGCGGGCCCAGATGCTGACGTGCGCCGAGGCCGCCCCGCCACCGGTGCTGGAGGAGGTGAAGGTCGAGCCGGCTGCGGCGAAgctggtggaggaggaagaggaggtggccGCGAAGGGTGTGACGTGTTGCTATGAACCGCTGATCTCGATCAAGGTGTGCGATCTCGAGAGATAG
- the LOC104000875 gene encoding nuclear poly(A) polymerase 4 isoform X2, with the protein MGSSDQEFSTPPPASRQFGITKPISTAGPTETDLKRTIELEEFLVDAGLHEISEEATKREEVLGEIDKIVKSWVKQLTRQRGYSDQMVEEANAVIFTFGSYRLGVHGPGADIDTLCVGPSYVNREEDFFIILHDILAEKEEVSELQPVPDAHVPVMKFKFHGISIDLLYASISRLVVPQDLDISHGSVLYDVDEATVRSLNGCRVADQILRLVPNIENFRTALRCLKFWAKRRGVYSNVTGFLGGVNWALLVARVCQLYPNAVPSMLVSRFFRVYTQWRWPNPVMLCAIEEDELGFPVWDPRKNPRDRTHHMPIITPAYPCMNSSYNVSTSTLRVMMEQFQIGNKICEDIELNKAGWGALFEPYLFFETYKNYLQVDIVAVDAEDLRLWKGWVESRLRQLTLKIERDTYGMLQCHPYPNEYEDPSKQCSHCAFFMGLQRKQGVKIQEGQQFDIRGTVDEFRHEVNMYMFWKPGMELYVSHVRRKQIPSYVFPEGYKRPRPSRLICQQLVDKTSGEDIGEECEGGSSERRLKRKGDADCSGARPNKPEKRASISPTHEKLPTTDQQDHEEVIFNDSVDVRANSLKDLMAVKGIEDCVEASCGNDKDENARKLANGSSFLECGEASAGDLFCNSEMIKVDLEQFAGSNCTIVGGSQELVDDDKQGTSPETEHLKNGSAQNAKPGTWSGPRSSWKCDC; encoded by the exons ATGGGTAGTTCTGATCAAGAGTTTAGCACACCTCCGCCTGCTTCAAGACAGTTTGGTATAACAAAGCCGATCTCAACAGCTGGACCTACTGAGACTGATCTCAAGAGGACAATTGAGCTTGAAGAA TTCCTGGTTGATGCCGGGCTCCACGAGATCAGTGAAGAAGCTACCAAGAGAGAGGAGGTTTTAGGAGAAATAGATAAG ATTGTCAAAAGCTGGGTGAAGCAGTTAACACGTCAAAGGGGTTACTCCGATCAAATGGTTGAAGAGGCGAATGCTGTCATTTTTACATTTGGTTCTTATCGCTTGGGG GTTCATGGGCCTGGGGCTGACATTGATACTTTATGCGTTGGACCTTCCTACGTTAACCGAGAG GAGGACTTTTTCATTATCTTGCATGACATTTTGGCTGAAAAGGAGGAAGTTTCTGAACTTCAGCCAGTGCCTGATGCTCATGTTCCTGTTATGAAATTTAAATTTCATGGAATATCTATTGATCTCCTATATGCCAGTATATCACGGTTGGTTGTTCCTCAG GATCTGGACATCTCCCATGGATCTGTGCTTTACGATGTTGATGAGGCAACTGTTAGAAGTCTTAATGGCTGCAGGGTAGCAGACCAAATTCTTCGGCTGGTGCCAAATATTGAG AATTTTAGAACAGCTCTCAGATGCTTGAAGTTTTGGGCTAAGAGGCGTGGAGTTTATTCAaat GTGACTGGATTTCTTGGGGGTGTTAATTGGGCTCTATTGGTTGCTCGTGTCTGCCAGCTTTATCCTAACGCTGTGCCGAGTATGCTAGTTTCTCGATTCTTCAGAGTTTATACACAATGGCGCTGGCCAAATCCAGTAATGTTGTGTGCTATTGAGGAAGATGAACTTGGGTTCCCTGTGTGGGATCCACGTAAGAACCCACGAGATCGAACTCATCATATGCCTATTATTACTCCGGCATATCCATGCATGAATTCTAGCTATAATGTATCAACAAGCACACTGAGAGTCATGATGGAACAATTTCAAATTGGGAACAAGATCTGTGAA GATATTGAGTTGAACAAGGCAGGTTGGGGGGCTCTGTTTGAGCCCTATCTTTTCTTTGAGACATACAAAAATTATCTTCAGGTTGACATTGTCGCTGTTGATGCTGAGGATCTACGGTTATGGAAGGGATGGGTTGAATCTCGGTTGAGGCAGTTGACTCTGAAG ATAGAACGGGACACTTATGGCATGCTGCAGTGCCATCCCTACCCCAATGAGTATGAGGATCCCTCAAAGCAGTGTTCGCATTGTGCTTTCTTTATGGGCTTGCAAAGGAAACAAGGTGTGAAGATACAAGAAGGCCAACAGTTTGATATACGTGGAACTGTTGATGAGTTCAGGCATGAAGTGAACATGTATATGTTCTGGAAACCTGGGATGGAATTATATGTTTCTCATGTCCGTAGAAAGCAAATACCCTCTTATGTGTTTCCAGAGGGTTACAAGAGGCCTCGTCCATCAAGGCTCATCTGCCAGCAGCTGGTTGATAAAACTTCTGGTGAGGATATAGGGGAGGAATGTGAAGGGGGATCCTCAGAGCGTCGTCTTAAGCGGAAAGGTGATGCTGATTGCTCAGGTGCTAGACCAAATAAACCTGAGAAACGGGCTTCAATTAGCCCTACTCATgagaaacttccaactactgatcAACAAGATCATGAAG AGGTGATATTCAATGATTCAGTGGATGTTAGAGCTAATAGTCTGAAGGACTTGATGGCAGTTAAGGGCATAGAGGATTGTGTGGAAGCATCTTGTGGAAACGACAAAGATGAGAACGCTAGGAAGCTTGCAAATGGGTCCTCATTTTTGGAGTGTGGCGAAGCTTCGGCAGGAGACTTGTTTTGTAATTCAGAGATGATAAAGGTGGATCTGGAGCAGTTTGCTGGAAGTAATTGTACCATTGTGGGTGGCAGCCAAGAACTAGTTGACGATGACAAACAAGGGACCAGCCCAGAGACGGAACATTTGAAGAATGGATCAGCACAAAATG CCAAACCTGGCACTTGGAGTGGCCCTCGAAGCTCATGGAAGTGTGACTGCTGA
- the LOC104000876 gene encoding protein IQ-domain 26-like, protein MGRAKRWLRSLWGGKKENREGKDYSGYRGDEDRREKKRWSFTKSVRGSGDDVVLGQNASTAAAVEAAWFRSFYSESEKEQSKHAIAVAAATAAAADAAVAAAQAAVAVVRLTSQGSGAMFGRSIERLAAVKIQSAFRAYLAKKALRALKALVKLQALVRGYLVRKQAAATLHSMQALIRAQATVRARRARNLLRDDRRLQLEFRHQPPFERFEEVRSENMSSFHSRRLSAGLDNVSNGFDRSPKIVEIDTCRPKSSRSSRRTNPSVLDPADDLHSSSISSPLPCQIPARIFIPDCRNFQEYDWCLAGDKCRLSHTAQSTPRYVNAPGNAPVTPTKSVCGADGVLRRFMNVPDCPNYMASTQSFEAKARSQSAPKQRPEPAGTRKRLPPSEVMVESRASLSGAMMQRSCTRVQEAFNFKTAVVGRLDRESYLQRKT, encoded by the exons ATGGGTCGGGCGAAGCGTTGGCTGCGGAGTCTTTGGGGTGGGAAGAAGGAGAACAGGGAAGGGAAGGACTACTCCGGCTACCGTGGCGATGAGGAcaggagggagaagaaaaggtggAGCTTCACGAAGTCGGTCAGGGGTTCCGGCGACGACGTGGTGCTGGGCCAGAATGCTTCGACCGCGGCGGCGGTAGAAGCCGCGTGGTTCAGATCGTTCTACTCGGAGAGTGAGAAGGAGCAGAGCAAGCACGCCATTGCGGTGGCGGCGGCCACTGCTGCAGCTGCCGACGCAGCCGTCGCGGCAGCGCAAGCCGCGGTCGCGGTCGTGCGGCTTACGAGCCAGGGGAGCGGTGCCATGTTCGGCCGCAGCATCGAGCGTCTAGCGGCCGTCAAGATCCAGTCTGCATTCCGGGCATATTTG GCAAAGAAAGCTCTCAGAGCTCTCAAAGCACTCGTCAAGCTACAAGCTTTGGTCAGAGGCTATCTTGTGCGCAAGCAAGCCGCCGCAACTCTTCATAGCATGCAGGCTCTCATCAGAGCTCAGGCGACAGTGCGAGCTCGGAGAGCTCGCAATCTTCTCCGGGACGACCGGAGACTTCAGCTAGAGTTCCGCCATCAGCCACCTTTT GAGAGGTTCGAGGAGGTGAGGAGCGAGAACATGTCGTCGTTCCATAGCAGGAGGCTCTCTGCCGGCCTCGACAACGTTTCCAATGGCTTCGACAGGAGCCCAAAGATCGTGGAGATCGACACCTGCCGCCCGAAGTCGTCGAGATCATCCCGTCGGACGAACCCGTCGGTTTTGGACCCCGCCGACGACCTGCACTCGAGTTCCATCTCCTCTCCGCTGCCGTGCCAGATTCCGGCCAGGATCTTCATCCCCGACTGCCGCAACTTCCAAGAATACGACTGGTGCCTCGCAGGCGACAAGTGCCGGCTGTCGCACACGGCACAGAGCACTCCCCGCTACGTGAACGCACCCGGCAACGCGCCTGTCACGCCGACGAAGAGCGTGTGCGGCGCCGACGGGGTTCTCCGCCGCTTCATGAACGTCCCCGACTGCCCTAACTACATGGCGAGCACGCAGTCCTTCGAGGCGAAGGCGAGGTCGCAGAGCGCACCGAAGCAGCGGCCGGAGCCGGCGGGGACGCGGAAGAGGCTGCCTCCGAGCGAAGTGATGGTGGAGTCCCGGGCAAGTTTGAGCGGAGCCATGATGCAGAGGTCCTGCACCCGCGTGCAGGAGGCCTTCAACTTCAAGACAGCTGTTGTTGGGAGGCTCGACAGGGAGTCCTACTTGCAAAGGAAGACCTGA
- the LOC104000875 gene encoding nuclear poly(A) polymerase 4 isoform X1 encodes MGSSDQEFSTPPPASRQFGITKPISTAGPTETDLKRTIELEEFLVDAGLHEISEEATKREEVLGEIDKIVKSWVKQLTRQRGYSDQMVEEANAVIFTFGSYRLGVHGPGADIDTLCVGPSYVNREEDFFIILHDILAEKEEVSELQPVPDAHVPVMKFKFHGISIDLLYASISRLVVPQDLDISHGSVLYDVDEATVRSLNGCRVADQILRLVPNIENFRTALRCLKFWAKRRGVYSNVTGFLGGVNWALLVARVCQLYPNAVPSMLVSRFFRVYTQWRWPNPVMLCAIEEDELGFPVWDPRKNPRDRTHHMPIITPAYPCMNSSYNVSTSTLRVMMEQFQIGNKICEDIELNKAGWGALFEPYLFFETYKNYLQVDIVAVDAEDLRLWKGWVESRLRQLTLKIERDTYGMLQCHPYPNEYEDPSKQCSHCAFFMGLQRKQGVKIQEGQQFDIRGTVDEFRHEVNMYMFWKPGMELYVSHVRRKQIPSYVFPEGYKRPRPSRLICQQLVDKTSGEDIGEECEGGSSERRLKRKGDADCSGARPNKPEKRASISPTHEKLPTTDQQDHEEVIFNDSVDVRANSLKDLMAVKGIEDCVEASCGNDKDENARKLANGSSFLECGEASAGDLFCNSEMIKVDLEQFAGSNCTIVGGSQELVDDDKQGTSPETEHLKNGSAQNGVADVSEPNLALGVALEAHGSVTADAPQKPALRLSLTSTA; translated from the exons ATGGGTAGTTCTGATCAAGAGTTTAGCACACCTCCGCCTGCTTCAAGACAGTTTGGTATAACAAAGCCGATCTCAACAGCTGGACCTACTGAGACTGATCTCAAGAGGACAATTGAGCTTGAAGAA TTCCTGGTTGATGCCGGGCTCCACGAGATCAGTGAAGAAGCTACCAAGAGAGAGGAGGTTTTAGGAGAAATAGATAAG ATTGTCAAAAGCTGGGTGAAGCAGTTAACACGTCAAAGGGGTTACTCCGATCAAATGGTTGAAGAGGCGAATGCTGTCATTTTTACATTTGGTTCTTATCGCTTGGGG GTTCATGGGCCTGGGGCTGACATTGATACTTTATGCGTTGGACCTTCCTACGTTAACCGAGAG GAGGACTTTTTCATTATCTTGCATGACATTTTGGCTGAAAAGGAGGAAGTTTCTGAACTTCAGCCAGTGCCTGATGCTCATGTTCCTGTTATGAAATTTAAATTTCATGGAATATCTATTGATCTCCTATATGCCAGTATATCACGGTTGGTTGTTCCTCAG GATCTGGACATCTCCCATGGATCTGTGCTTTACGATGTTGATGAGGCAACTGTTAGAAGTCTTAATGGCTGCAGGGTAGCAGACCAAATTCTTCGGCTGGTGCCAAATATTGAG AATTTTAGAACAGCTCTCAGATGCTTGAAGTTTTGGGCTAAGAGGCGTGGAGTTTATTCAaat GTGACTGGATTTCTTGGGGGTGTTAATTGGGCTCTATTGGTTGCTCGTGTCTGCCAGCTTTATCCTAACGCTGTGCCGAGTATGCTAGTTTCTCGATTCTTCAGAGTTTATACACAATGGCGCTGGCCAAATCCAGTAATGTTGTGTGCTATTGAGGAAGATGAACTTGGGTTCCCTGTGTGGGATCCACGTAAGAACCCACGAGATCGAACTCATCATATGCCTATTATTACTCCGGCATATCCATGCATGAATTCTAGCTATAATGTATCAACAAGCACACTGAGAGTCATGATGGAACAATTTCAAATTGGGAACAAGATCTGTGAA GATATTGAGTTGAACAAGGCAGGTTGGGGGGCTCTGTTTGAGCCCTATCTTTTCTTTGAGACATACAAAAATTATCTTCAGGTTGACATTGTCGCTGTTGATGCTGAGGATCTACGGTTATGGAAGGGATGGGTTGAATCTCGGTTGAGGCAGTTGACTCTGAAG ATAGAACGGGACACTTATGGCATGCTGCAGTGCCATCCCTACCCCAATGAGTATGAGGATCCCTCAAAGCAGTGTTCGCATTGTGCTTTCTTTATGGGCTTGCAAAGGAAACAAGGTGTGAAGATACAAGAAGGCCAACAGTTTGATATACGTGGAACTGTTGATGAGTTCAGGCATGAAGTGAACATGTATATGTTCTGGAAACCTGGGATGGAATTATATGTTTCTCATGTCCGTAGAAAGCAAATACCCTCTTATGTGTTTCCAGAGGGTTACAAGAGGCCTCGTCCATCAAGGCTCATCTGCCAGCAGCTGGTTGATAAAACTTCTGGTGAGGATATAGGGGAGGAATGTGAAGGGGGATCCTCAGAGCGTCGTCTTAAGCGGAAAGGTGATGCTGATTGCTCAGGTGCTAGACCAAATAAACCTGAGAAACGGGCTTCAATTAGCCCTACTCATgagaaacttccaactactgatcAACAAGATCATGAAG AGGTGATATTCAATGATTCAGTGGATGTTAGAGCTAATAGTCTGAAGGACTTGATGGCAGTTAAGGGCATAGAGGATTGTGTGGAAGCATCTTGTGGAAACGACAAAGATGAGAACGCTAGGAAGCTTGCAAATGGGTCCTCATTTTTGGAGTGTGGCGAAGCTTCGGCAGGAGACTTGTTTTGTAATTCAGAGATGATAAAGGTGGATCTGGAGCAGTTTGCTGGAAGTAATTGTACCATTGTGGGTGGCAGCCAAGAACTAGTTGACGATGACAAACAAGGGACCAGCCCAGAGACGGAACATTTGAAGAATGGATCAGCACAAAATGGTGTGGCTGATGTGTCGGAG CCAAACCTGGCACTTGGAGTGGCCCTCGAAGCTCATGGAAGTGTGACTGCTGATGCTCCGCAGAAGCCTGCTTTAAG GTTGAGTCTGACTTCAACAGCATAA